A region from the Aphis gossypii isolate Hap1 chromosome 1, ASM2018417v2, whole genome shotgun sequence genome encodes:
- the LOC114126250 gene encoding 26S proteasome regulatory subunit 4 → MGQSHSAGGGAGGEKKDDKDKKKKYEPPIPTRVGKKRKRAKGPDTATKLPIITPHTRCRLKLLKLERVKDYLMMEEEFILNQERLKPQEERNEEERSRVDDLRGSPMSVGTLEEIIDDNHAIVSTSVGSEHYVSILSFVDKDQLEPGCSVLLNHKVHAVVGVLSDDTDPMVTVMKLEKAPQETYGDIGGLDQQIQEIKESVELPLTHPEYYEEMGIKPPKGVILYGPPGTGKTLLAKAVANQTSATFLRVVGSELIQKYLGDGPKLVRELFRVAEEHAPSIVFIDEIDAVGTKRYDSNSGGEREIQRTMLELLNQLDGFDSRGDVKVVMATNRIETLDPALIRPGRIDRKIEFPLPDEKTKRRIFNIHTSRMTLAEGVNLQELIMAKDDLSGADIKAICTEAGLMALRERRMKVTNEDFKKSKESVLYRKKEGTPEGLYL, encoded by the exons ATG ggTCAAAGTCATTCAGCTGGTGGTGGTGCTGGTGGTGAAAAAAAAGACGATAAGGACAAAAAGAAGAAGTATGAACCACCAATCCCAACAAGAGTGGGCAAGAAAAGGAAGCGTGCAAAGGGTCCAGACACTGCTACAAAATTACCAATAA tcaCTCCACACACAAGATGTCGTttgaagttattaaaattggaGCGTGTCAAGGATTATTTAATGATGGAAGAAGAGTTCATATTAAATCAAGAAAGGTTAAAGCCACAAGAAGAAAGAAATGAa GAAGAACGTTCAAGAGTTGATGATTTACGTGGAAGCCCAATGTCTGTTGGTACATTGGAAGAGATTATTGATGATAATCATGCAATAGTGTCAACATCTGTTGGAAGTGAACATTATGTTAGCATTTTATCATTTGTTGATAAAGATCAGTTGGAACCTGGGTGTTCAGTACTACTTAACCATaaa gtCCATGCAGTTGTTGGAGTATTATCTGATGATACAGATCCTATGGTAACTGTAATGAAATTAGAAAAGGCACCTCAAGAAACTTATGGTGATATTGGTGGTTTAGATCAGCAGATCCAAGAAATAAAAGAATCTGTTGAACTTCCTTTAACCCATCCTGAATATTATGAAGAAATGGGTATTAAACCACCTAAAGGAGTTATTCTGTATGGACCTCCTGGAACAGGTAAAACCCTTTTGGCTAAAGCTGTTGCCAACCAGACCTCTGCCACATTCTTACGAGTTGTTGGATCTGAACTTATCCAAAAGTATTTG gGAGATGGTCCTAAATTAGTAAGAGAATTGTTCCGTGTAGCTGAAGAACATGCACCATCTATAGTATTCATTGATGAAATAGATGCTGTAGGTACTAAGCGTTATGACTCAAATTCTGGAGGAGAACGTGAAATTCAGCGTACTATGTTAGAACTTCTTAATCAATTGGATGGGTTTGATTCTAGAGGTGACGTTAAG GTGGTTATGGCTACAAATCGTATAGAAACTTTAGATCCAGCCTTGATTCGTCCTGGTCGTATTGATCGTAAGATTGAGTTCCCCTTACCagatgaaaaaacaaaacgtcgtatatttaatattcacacATCTAGAATGACATTAGCTGAAGGTGTTAATCTTCAAGAGCTCATCATGGCCAAAGATGATCTTTCTGGCGctgatattaaa GCTATTTGTACCGAAGCTGGTTTGATGGCTCTCCGTGAACGTCGTATGAAAGTAACCAATGAAGATTTCAAAAAGTCCAAAGAGAGTGTCTTATATCGTAAGAAAGAAGGCACACCTGAAGGATTATATCTttag
- the LOC114126248 gene encoding cytosolic non-specific dipeptidase-like translates to MSKSKKQQNSLPIQLVKIFSYIDENEKTFVKTLSNAVSIKSVSADPDLRNDVVKMMKWADVKLQGLGATTELCDIGVQVLNDKTVPLPPILLGTLGNDPKKNTICLYGHLDVQPADISDGWDSEPFILTERNNKLYGRGSTDDKGPVLGWFHAIEAFQNTGTDLPVNLKFVFEGMEESGSIGLDELLVKKKNTFFNDVDYVCISDSYWLGTEKPCLTYGLRGMCCFGVEIEGSSKDLHSGMYGGTVYEAMSDLIYVLNQLVDVKGNILIPNINEDVEPLNEKEKELYDKIEFDVDTYIKEIGATKPLQETKEQLLMSNWRYPSLSIHGIEGGFSGPGFKTVIPRKVIGKFSIRLVPNQEPLKITEIVKSYIQSIWEKRQSPNKLKVITEGDGGNCWMTDPFNPHYLAAHKATESVYNIEPDYTRGGGSIPVTLTLQEVTGKNVLLLPMGSGDDGAHSQNEKIELRNYIEGTKLMAAYFYEVSKINKAN, encoded by the exons atgtcgaAAAGTAAGAAGCAACAAAATTCTCTTCCAAttcaattagtaaaaatattcag TTATATTGATGAAAATGAAAAGACATTTGTGAAAACATTATCAAACGCAGTTTCAATTAAATCTGTATCGGCAGATCCAGATTTAAGAAATGATGTTGTTAAGATGATGAAATGGGCTGATGTAAAATTACAAGGACTTGGCGCGACCACTGAACTTTGTGACATAGGTgtacag gtattaaatGACAAAACTGTACCACTACCTCCCATTTTACTTGGCACATTAGGTAATGATCCCAAAAAGAACACTATTTGTTTATACGGCCATTTAGATGTGCAACCGGCTGACATATCTGACGGATGGGATAGTGAACCATTCATATTGACTGaaagaaacaataaattgtatggaAGAGGTTCTACAGATGATAAAGGTCCAGTTCTTGGATGGTTTCATGCTATTGAAGCATTCCAAAATACTGGAACTGACTTGCCTGTTAATCTTAAG tttgtttttgaAGGAATGGAAGAATCTGGCAGTATAGGTTTAGACGAGTTACTTGTTaagaagaaaaatacattttttaatgatgtagACTATGTTTGTATATCTGATAGTTACTGGTTGGGTACAGAAAAACCTTGTTTAACTTATGGACTTCGTGGTATGTGTTGTTTTGGTGTAGAAATTGAAGGTTCAAGTAAAGATTTACATAGTGGAATGTATGGTGGGACTGT atatgaAGCTATGTcggatttaatttatgttctcAATCAATTAGTAGATGTAaaaggaaatattttaattcctaATATTAATGAAGATGTAGAACcattaaatgaaaaagaaaaagagttatatgataaaatagaatttgatGTTGATACATACATTAAAGAGATTGGCGCTACTAAGCCATTGCAAGAAACaaaa GAACAATTATTGATGAGTAATTGGAGGTATCCAAGTTTATCAATTCATGGAATTGAAGGAGGATTTTCAGGTCCAGGATTTAAAACCGTTATTCCCCGTAAAGTAATTGGAAAATTCTCTATCCGATTGGTACCAAATCAAGAACCACTGAAAATTACAGAAATAGTGAAAAGTTATATTCAGAGTATTTGGGAAAAACGTCAAAGTCctaataagttaaaa gTTATTACTGAAGGGGATGGTGGTAATTGTTGGATGACAGATCCATTTAATCCTCATTATTTAGCAGCCCATAAAGCTACAGAgtctgtgtataatattgaaccTGATTACACTAGAGGTGGTGGATCAATCCCTGTTACACTGACTTTACAA gaAGTAActggtaaaaatgttttactctTGCCAATGGGGTCTGGAGACGATGGAGCTCATtctcaaaatgaaaaaattgaactgAGGAACTACATTGAGGGA actaAATTGATGGCTGCTTATTTCTATGAAGtttccaaaattaataaagccAACTAA
- the LOC114126249 gene encoding cytosolic non-specific dipeptidase-like: MEPVHPLTNVFRYVEDNKTKFVETLSQAVAIKSISADSELRNEVYKMMQWALVKLKALGAEVELCDIGQQTLKDKKIQLPPVLIGTLGNDKSKTTICLYGHLDVQPADISDGWDSEPFVLTEKNGKLYGRGSSDDKGPVLGWLNAIEAYQSTGTEIPVNLKFVFEGMEESGSVGLDELLIKKKDTFLKDVDYVCISDSYWLGTEKPCLTYGLRGMCAFMVEVEGSNKDLHSGMYGGTVYEAMSDLLYILNQLVDVKGNILIPGINEGVEPLSEKEKELYEKIDFDVDAYINEIGAPKPLKETKEELLMSNWRYPSLSVHGIEGGFSGSGFKTVIPRKVIGKFSIRLVPNQVPSRITEIVKDYVQNIWEKRQSPNKFKIYSASEGNPWKTDPFNAHFLAAHEATKTVYNVEPEYTRCGGSIPVTLTFQEVTGKSVMLLPMGAGDDSAHSQNEKIDVRNYIEGTKLMAAYLYEVSKIKN, translated from the exons atggAGCCAGTTCATCCACTAACTAATGTTTTTcg atatgttgaagataataaaaccaaatttgTGGAAACATTATCACAGGCAGTTGCAATTAAATCCATATCTGCTGATTCTGAATTGAGAAATGAAGTCTATAAAATGATGCAATGGGctctagtaaaattaaaagcatTAGGTGCTGAAGTTGAGTTATGTGATATTGGCCAacag aCGTTAAAAGATAAGAAAATTCAACTTCCACCAGTCCTAATAGGAACATTAGGTAATGACAAATCTAAAACCACAATATGTCTCTATGGACATTTAGATGTACAACCAGCTGACATTTCGGATGGATGGGATAGTGAACCATTTgttttaactgaaaaaaatggaaaattgtATGGAAGAGGTTCTTCAGATGACAAAGGTCCAGTCCTTGGATGGCTCAACGCTATTGAAGCATATCAAAGTACTGGGACTGAAATTCCAGTTAATTTAAAg tttgtttttgaAGGAATGGAAGAATCTGGTAGTGTTGGATTGGATGAACTATTGATAAAAAAgaaagatacatttttaaaagatgttgattatgtgtgtatatcaGATAGTTATTGGTTGGGCACAGAAAAACCTTGTTTAACATATGGACTCAGAGGTATGTGCGCTTTCATGGTTGAAGTTGAAGGTTCCAATAAGGATTTACATAGTGGAATGTATGGTGGAACtgt gtACGAAGCAATGTCAGATTTACTATACATTCTCAATCAATTGGTTGATGTaaaaggtaatattttaataccaggGATTAACGAAGGAGTAGAACCATTAtctgaaaaagaaaaagaattgtatgaaaaaatagaCTTTGATGTAGATGCATACATCAATGAAATTGGTGCACCTAAGCCACTGAAAGAAactaaa GAAGAATTATTAATGAGTAATTGGAGGTATCCAAGTTTATCAGTTCATGGAATTGAAGGAGGATTCTCAGGCTCTGGATTTAAAACTGTGATACCTCGTAAGGTAATAGGAAAATTTTCCATTCGATTAGTGCCAAATCAGGTACCATCAAGAATAACAGAAATAGTTAAAgattatgttcaaaatatttgggAAAAGCGACAAAGTCCTAACAAATTCAag atttACTCAGCTAGTGAAGGTAATCCCTGGAAGACAGATCCATTCAATGCTCACTTTTTAGCAGCTCATGAAGCTACTAAAACCGTTTACAATGTCGAACCAGAGTATACAAGATGTGGTGGATCTATACCTGTTACATTAACTTTCCAA GAAGTTACTGGTAAGAGTGTAATGTTATTACCAATGGGTGCTGGTGACGATAGTGCACATTCGCAAAATGAAAAGATTGATGTACGCAATTACATTGAAGGA accAAATTGATGGCAGCATATCTCTATGaagtatctaaaataaagaattaa
- the LOC114126236 gene encoding gustatory receptor for sugar taste 61a-like isoform X1: MLKNVLRVKLSNNFKRFKINPNKTVDIESSTCYFLDVPEIPSDSFRSATHFPTILGRYLCLIPISHDRFRIFSIRTVLSVIALVCQIIMTFLSFCWLKETGANIFKGGVVLFFGGSAVTMALLINLSSNWCNLLNKWEQVEGYFGHQKNLKLKFTFISILCIIFSMVEHLSYLLTGIITTERENSHEVFEIYVLKMFPQVFTVITYNTWLAVLVLIVNSVSTLTLCFSDQIIIMGSLALGNYFEIFNERMKTHKGKNLTPDQWKTLRVDYTRLCNLARLLNDCVCHLLCVSLLIHVYIICVEMHQGVVRTNEHFSLSHYVHAILSFMVSSLRGCLLCLCSVKIYENSKLPKRSLYEIPQQSFCNEVDFFLLQIQKDHIGLTGSHMFLMTRRFLLTMFGTIVSYEILLVQMKGYSSRKNP; encoded by the exons ATGTTGAAAAACGTTCTCAGGGTgaaactatcaaataattttaaacgattcAAAATAAATCCCAACAAGACGGTTGATATCGAGTCAAGTACTTGTTACTTTTTGGACGTGCCAGAAATCCCGTCTGACTCCTTCCGATCCGCTACGCATTTCCCGACGATACTTGGCCGGTATCTATGTTTGATACCGATATCGCACGATCGTTTCCGGATATTCAGTATAAGGACTGTGCTTTCAGTAATCGCTCTTGTTTGTCAAATTATCATGACGTTTTTGAGTTTTTGCTGGCTGAAGGAGACCGGCGCTAACATATTCAAAGGAG gtgtagttttgttttttggtgGATCAGCCGTCACTATGGCGTTGCTCATTAACTTGTCAAGTAATTGGTGTAATCTCTTAAACAAATGGGAACAGGTTGAGGGATACTTCGGGCACCAGAAgaatttgaagttgaaattcACTTTTATATccattttgtgtattattttttcaatgg TGGAGCATCTGAGCTACTTGTTGACAGGTATCATAACGACGGAACGGGAAAATTCACACGAAGTGTTTGAGATTTACGTCTTGAAAATGTTTCCACAAGTATTTACTGTTATTACATACAACACGTGGCTAGCAGTGCTGGTTTTGATCGTCAATTCCGTATCGACTCTCACCCTTTGTTTTTCAGACCAAATCATCATCATGGGTAGTTTAGCACTAGGAAATTACTTTGAGATATTCAACGAACGCATGAAAACACACAAAGGAAAG AACTTGACACCGGATCAATGGAAAACATTGCGAGTGGACTATACGCGACTGTGCAATTTGGCGAGACTGTTGAACGACTGCGTGTGTCATTTGTTGTGCGTATCTTTGCTGATACACGTGTACATCATATGCGTGGAAATGCACCAGGGCGTCGT gCGAACAAATGAACATTTTAGTCTAAGTCACTACGTTCATGCCATACTTTCGTTTATGGTTTCTTCATTGAGAGGATGTTTATTATGTCTGTGCTCCgttaaaatatacgaaaataGCAAATTACCGAAAAGATCGCTTTATGAAATACCACAACAATCATTTTGTAACGAG gtggatttttttttgttacaaattCAAAAAGATCATATTGGACTAACCGGGAGCCACATGTTTTTAATGACCAGAAGGTTCTTATTAACT atGTTTGGCACGATTGTTtcttatgaaatattacttgTACAAATGAAAGGATACAGTTCTCGAAAAAATCCTTAA
- the LOC114126236 gene encoding gustatory receptor for sugar taste 61a-like isoform X2, with the protein MLKNVLRVKLSNNFKRFKINPNKTVDIESSTCYFLDVPEIPSDSFRSATHFPTILGRYLCLIPISHDRFRIFSIRTVLSVIALVCQIIMTFLSFCWLKETGANIFKGGVVLFFGGSAVTMALLINLSSNWCNLLNKWEQVEGYFGHQKNLKLKFTFISILCIIFSMGIITTERENSHEVFEIYVLKMFPQVFTVITYNTWLAVLVLIVNSVSTLTLCFSDQIIIMGSLALGNYFEIFNERMKTHKGKNLTPDQWKTLRVDYTRLCNLARLLNDCVCHLLCVSLLIHVYIICVEMHQGVVRTNEHFSLSHYVHAILSFMVSSLRGCLLCLCSVKIYENSKLPKRSLYEIPQQSFCNEVDFFLLQIQKDHIGLTGSHMFLMTRRFLLTMFGTIVSYEILLVQMKGYSSRKNP; encoded by the exons ATGTTGAAAAACGTTCTCAGGGTgaaactatcaaataattttaaacgattcAAAATAAATCCCAACAAGACGGTTGATATCGAGTCAAGTACTTGTTACTTTTTGGACGTGCCAGAAATCCCGTCTGACTCCTTCCGATCCGCTACGCATTTCCCGACGATACTTGGCCGGTATCTATGTTTGATACCGATATCGCACGATCGTTTCCGGATATTCAGTATAAGGACTGTGCTTTCAGTAATCGCTCTTGTTTGTCAAATTATCATGACGTTTTTGAGTTTTTGCTGGCTGAAGGAGACCGGCGCTAACATATTCAAAGGAG gtgtagttttgttttttggtgGATCAGCCGTCACTATGGCGTTGCTCATTAACTTGTCAAGTAATTGGTGTAATCTCTTAAACAAATGGGAACAGGTTGAGGGATACTTCGGGCACCAGAAgaatttgaagttgaaattcACTTTTATATccattttgtgtattattttttcaatgg GTATCATAACGACGGAACGGGAAAATTCACACGAAGTGTTTGAGATTTACGTCTTGAAAATGTTTCCACAAGTATTTACTGTTATTACATACAACACGTGGCTAGCAGTGCTGGTTTTGATCGTCAATTCCGTATCGACTCTCACCCTTTGTTTTTCAGACCAAATCATCATCATGGGTAGTTTAGCACTAGGAAATTACTTTGAGATATTCAACGAACGCATGAAAACACACAAAGGAAAG AACTTGACACCGGATCAATGGAAAACATTGCGAGTGGACTATACGCGACTGTGCAATTTGGCGAGACTGTTGAACGACTGCGTGTGTCATTTGTTGTGCGTATCTTTGCTGATACACGTGTACATCATATGCGTGGAAATGCACCAGGGCGTCGT gCGAACAAATGAACATTTTAGTCTAAGTCACTACGTTCATGCCATACTTTCGTTTATGGTTTCTTCATTGAGAGGATGTTTATTATGTCTGTGCTCCgttaaaatatacgaaaataGCAAATTACCGAAAAGATCGCTTTATGAAATACCACAACAATCATTTTGTAACGAG gtggatttttttttgttacaaattCAAAAAGATCATATTGGACTAACCGGGAGCCACATGTTTTTAATGACCAGAAGGTTCTTATTAACT atGTTTGGCACGATTGTTtcttatgaaatattacttgTACAAATGAAAGGATACAGTTCTCGAAAAAATCCTTAA